In a single window of the Drosophila albomicans strain 15112-1751.03 chromosome 3, ASM965048v2, whole genome shotgun sequence genome:
- the LOC117568082 gene encoding GTPase-activating protein yields MLLKKKRYMCEEQDDAIDIVAVADPASNSNNRNTNANNNSSSSYGSNMAETREVRIEEQLKVKIGEAKNLSSRNAANTSCSTQGTRDVYCTIALDQEEICRTPISERTLSPFFGEEYQFKIPRRFRYLTVYVWDRDMKQDKPIGKIAIKREELHKYNHKDHWFSLRPVDSDSEVQGMAHIEVTFEEVTSQQLTESIELVQHTMPHHQRAHNNDYKENNELSNIQRAAAAAAAAAAASGNNTTAAMTLKTRAAGLFGHVQHPQHQHLQIQQQQLATSSSDQLANWKNSHARNVRVAIRVPACVDLAKKQGTCDPFVICTAYYSNKQTRTLRTKLRKKTVDPEFDEVMYFDLSIDADASNTGTTNSNKSATSVESSANKAYSIYPLGGADLSEIAVALWHDAHGAMADKVFLGEVRLPMLNKQQQQAVQPAAWYYLQPRTASPSCRSLNATPRSCATPPGTRLSVDSTIGSLRLNLNYTADHVFPLATYDDLLNLLLESVDQRPITLSSVYILGELVSGKTEVAQPLVRLFTHTERIAPIIKALADHEISNLTDPTTIFRGNTLVSKMMDEAMRLSGLHYLHQTLRPVLSQIVAEKKPCEIDPSKVKDRSAVDTNLHNLKDYVERVFEAITKSAERCPKVLCQIFHDLRECAGKHFPRNREVRYSVVSGFIFLRFFAPAILGPKLFDLTTERLDAQTNRTLTLISKTIQSLGNLVSSRSSQQPCKEEYTGELYKKFCTEKHMDAVKHFLEVISTPNASETTTPSSQLQSLPQLPLEPVLLKEGMMNKYPTSRKRFGRQFKHRYFRLTTHSLSYAKSKGKQPICDIPLEEIGSVEQLKDKNFKMQNCFKIVYKDRPLIVQTTNCVEEREWFDLLHKICLMNSIRMQYFHPSAFISGYYSCCGRSDENAPGCKNVSAKEMDYFQMDLVTALDPPLDLQRIHTLIMSNMNLLDALLDPLAYHQHLPVPQQQQQQQQHNPLVPLASALQQQSPQAFVEFKKTIEKLREKAYAIDKDHRDYKQGITRQLKYGSRQAPIGDDNYWHMMRAAGQLNLQHHHQQQQQLQPVLPQMQHVRALPATTNSSINSNMNVNAYFMQNLQHQQQRLQLQQQQHHHLQQQQQLQQQQYQQQLRQRHNNNNNNNNNCGNASSSSPSSTASSVVAAPPNVATNAPAVATSAAVLSKPAPPIY; encoded by the exons atGCTGTTAAAAAAGAAGCGCTATATGTGCGAAGAGCAGGACGACGCTATTGAcatcgttgctgttgcggacccagcaagcaacagcaacaacagaaacaccaacgcgaacaacaacagcagcagtagttATGGATCCAACATGGCTGAAACACGCGAAGTCCGAATTGAAGAGCAATTAAAAGTGAAGATTG GCGAAGCAAAAAACCTTAGCAGTCGGAATGCGGCAAACACAAGCTGCAGCACACAGGGCACCAGAGATGTCTACTGCACAATCGCATTGGACCAGGAGGAGATATGCCGCACCCCCATCAGCGAACGCACTCTCTCGCCATTCTTTGGCGAGGAGTATCAGTTTAAAATACCGCGTCGTTTTCGTTACCTCACCGTGTATGTGTGGGATCGTGATATGAAGCAGGACAAACCCATTGGCAAGATTGCGATCAAACGCGAGGAATTGCACAAATACAATCACAAGGATCACTGGTTCTCGCTGCGACCCGTCGACTCCGATTCCGAAGTACAAGGCATGGCGCACATTGAGGTCACCTTCGAGGAAGTGACTTCGCAGCAGCTCACGGAGAGCATAGAGCTAGTGCAGCACACGATGCCACATCATCAGCGGGCGCACAACAATGACTACAAGGAGAACAACGAACTGAGCAACATTCAACGAgctgccgccgcagcagctgcagctgccgccgcaAGTGGCAACAATACGACGGCGGCCATGACACTCAAAACACGAGCGGCGGGTCTCTTTGGGCACGTACAACATCCGCAACACCAGCATCTTCAaatccagcaacaacaactggccaCATCCTCCAGCGATCAGTTAGCCAATTGGAAGAACTCGCATGCTCGCAATGTGCGTGTGGCTATTCGAGTGCCCGCCTGTGTTGATCTCGCCAAGAAGCAAGGGACGTGCGATCCCTTTGTCATCTGCACCGCCTATtacagcaacaagcaaacgAGAACGCTGCGCACCAAGCTGCGCAAGAAGACTGTCGACCCCGAGTTCGATGAAGTCATGTACTTTGATCTCTCCATCGATGCGGACGCCAGCAACACGGGcaccaccaacagcaacaaatctGCCACTTCTGTCGAGTCGTCGGCGAATAAGGCGTACTCGATTTACCCATTGGGCGGTGCTGATCTCAGCGAGATTGCGGTGGCGTTGTGGCACGACGCACACGGCGCCATGGCGGACAAAGTGTTTCTGGGCGAGGTGCGTCTGCCCATGctcaacaaacagcagcagcaggcggtGCAGCCAGCTGCTTGGTATTACCTGCAACCACGCACCGCATCGCCCAGTTGCCGTTCCCTCAATGCAACGCCCCGCTCTTGTGCCACGCCTCCCGGGACACGCCTCAGCGTCGACTCGACCATTGGCTCGTTGCGTCTGAATCTGAACTACACCGCCGATCACGTATTCCCGCTGGCCACCTACGATGACCTGCTGAATCTGCTCCTGGAATCTGTGGATCAGCGACCTATTACGCTCTCCTCTGTCTACATCTTGGGTGAACTGGTGTCCGGCAAAACAGAAGTGGCCCAGCCGCTGGTTCGACTCTTCACGCACACAGAACGCATTGCGCCCATCATTAAAGCTCTGGCCGATCACGAAATTTCGAATCTGACTGATCCCACAACCATTTTTCGTGGCAATACACTTGTTTCCAAGATGATGGATGAGGCGATGCGATTGTCGGGTCTGCACTATCTGCATCAGACATTACGCCCTGTGCTTTCGCAAATTGTTGCCGAGAAGAAGCCCTGCGAAATTGATCCCAGCAAGGTTAAGGATCGCTCCGCTGTCGATACGAATCTGCACAATCTCAAAGATTATGTGGAGCGTGTGTTCGAGGCAATCACCAAGAGTGCGGAGCGTTGTCCCAAGGTTCTCTGTCAGATCTTCCACGATCTGCGCGAGTGTGCGGGCAAACATTTCCCTCGGAACCGCGAGGTGCGCTATTCCGTTGTGTCCGGCTTCATATTTCTCCGTTTCTTTGCTCCTGCCATACTGGGTCCCAAGCTCTTTGACCTGACCACAGAGCGATTG GATGCGCAAACGAATCGTACGCTGACTCTCATCTCAAAGACGATTCAATCACTGGGCAATTTAGTCAGTTCGAGATCGTCGCAGCAGCCCTGCAAGGAGGAATACACGGGCGAGCTGtacaaaaagttttgcactGAGAAGCACATGGATGCTGTAAAGCACTTTCTGGAGGTCATTTCGACGCCAAATGCCAGTGAGACTACGACTCCCAGCAGTCAGCTGCAATCATTGCCACAGTTGCCACTAGAACCAGTATTACTAAAGGAGGG CATGATGAACAAATATCCGACAAGCCGCAAACGCTTTGGACGCCAGTTTAAGCATCGTTACTTTCGCCTGACAACGCACTCGCTAAGCTATGCCAAGTCGAAGGGCAAACAACCCATCTGTGATATACCGCTCGAGGAGATTGGAAGCGTCGAGCAACTGAAAGATAAAAacttcaaaatgcaaaactgcTTCAAG ATTGTGTACAAAGATCGGCCACTTATTGTACAAACGACGAACTGCGTAGAGGAGCGCGAATGGTTCGACCTACTGCACAAGATCTGCCTAATGAATTCCATCCGCATGCAATACTTTCATCCATCGGCCTTCATCAGCGGCTATTACAGTTGTTGCGGCCGCTCCGATGAGAATGCGCCCGGTTGCAAGAACGTCTCCGCCAAGGAGATGGATTACTTTCAAATGGATTTGGTCACAGCACTTGATCCACCGTTAGATTTGCAGCGCATACACACGCTCATCATGTCCAATATGAATCTACTGGATGCGTTGCTCGATCCGCTTGCCTACCATCAACATCTGCCCGtgccccaacaacaacaacagcagcaacagcacaatcCTCTGGTGCCGCTGGCGAGTGCGTTGCAACAGCAATCGCCGCAAGCATTCGTCGAGTTCAAGAAGACTATCGAGAAGCTGCGAGAGAAGGCGTATGCCATTGACAAGGATCATCGCGACTACAAGCAGGGCATCACACGTCAGCTGAAGTATGGCAGTCGGCAGGCACCGATCGGCGATGACAACTACTGGCACATGATGCGTGCTGCCGGCCAATTGAACTTGCAGcatcatcaccagcagcaacaacagctgcagccaGTGCTGCCCCAAATGCAGCATGTGCGTGCGCTGCCAGCAAcgaccaacagcagcatcaataGCAACATGAATGTGAACGCTTACTTTATGCAGAATCtccagcatcaacagcagcgtctgcaactgcaacaacagcaacatcaccatctccagcagcagcaacaacttcaacagcaacagtatcAACAGCAATTGCGTCAGCgtcacaacaataacaataataataacaacaactgcggcAATGCATCATCATCCAGCCCCTCATCGACCGCATCCAGTGTGGTGGCTGCCCCACCCAATGTTGCCACAAATGCCCCCGCTGTGGCCACATCTGCTGCTGTACTTTCAAAGCCGGCGCCACCGATTTATTAG
- the LOC117572556 gene encoding WD repeat domain phosphoinositide-interacting protein 2 isoform X2: MMSLLGRSEVDTGEVFVNFNQNITSLAVATNGNYSLYSLGSVDSTLDKIYHTKSDDLFLIERLFESSLVAIVSQRAPRKLKVCHFKKQSEICNYSYSNTILAVKLNRERLIVCLEESLYIHNIQDMKVVHTIRDTPSNQQGLCALSSSSEHCYLAYPGSVITGEVQIFDAINLHAKTMINAHDTPLAAIAFSPSGTEIATASERGTVIRVFSSQDGSRLFELRRGLKRCVSIVSLSFSTCADYLVSSSNTETVHIFRLDRSAAENNDHGKQSSDDWMGYLSKTVTSYLPTQVTDVLSQGRAFASVTLPEAGVRRMCAIATIQKQLRLLIASQDGYLYVYSIPSIEGAECQLIKRHDLRLDDNYAMDVKVNSPHHTAGLNSNVSIGGAAGVPSAAAAAAAGGSGDGGKGAEKPGSSSNAAGASYASAVKGDEPAGSSSSNN, encoded by the exons ATGATGAGCCTGCTAGGGCGATCCGAAGTGGATACAGGCGAGGTGTTTGTCAACTTTAATCAGAACATAAC CTCTTTGGCCGTTGCCACCAATGGCAATTATAGTCTGTACAGTCTCGGCTCGGTGGATTCCACGCTGGACAAGATCTATCACACCAAAAGCGATGATCTCTTCCTGATCGAGCGTCTATTCGAGAGCTCCTTGGTTGCCATTGTGTCGCAGCGCGCGCCACGCAAACTGAAAGTGTGTCACTTCAAGAAGCAAAGCGAAATTTGCAACTATTCGTACTCAAACACAATTTTGGCGGTGAAATTGAACCGTGAACGTTTGATTGTCTGCCTGGAGGAATCCCTGTACATCCACAATATCCAGGACATGAAGGTGGTGCACACCATTCGAGACACGCCTAGCAATCAACAGGGATTGTGTGCACTCTCATCCTCGTCGGAGCACTGCTATTTGGCATATCCGGGAAGCGTCATCACCGGCGAGGTGCAGATCTTTGATGCCATCAATTTGCATGCCAAGACCATGATAAACGCCCATGACACACCGCTGGCGGCCATTGCCTTTAGTCCGTCGGGCACGGAGATCGCCACGGCCAGCGAGCGTGGCACTGTTATCAGGGTATTCAGCTCGCAGGATGGTAGTCGGCTGTTCGAGTTGCGACGCGGCCTTAAGCGCTGTGTGTCGATTGTGTCGCTGTCGTTTAGCACTTGTGCCGACTACTTGGTGTCCAGCTCGAACACAGAGACGGTGCACATCTTTCGCTTGGATCGCAGTGCTGCGGAGAATAATGACCATGGGAAGCAGTCAAGCGACGATTGGATGGG ATACTTGAGCAAAACTGTGACCAGCTACTTGCCTACGCAGGTGACCGATGTTCTCAGCCAGGGTCGTGCTTTTGCCTCGGTCACGCTGCCCGAGGCGGGTGTGCGACGCATGTGCGCCATTGCCACAATTCAGAAGCAGCTCAG GCTATTGATTGCTTCGCAAGATGGctatttgtatgtgtattcCATACCCTCGATTGAGGGTGCCGAGTGTCAGCTGATTAAGCGACATGATCTGCGCTTGGACGACAACTATGCCATGGATGTGAAAG ttaattcACCTCATCATACTGCAGGTCTTAACAGCAATGTGAGCATTGGTGGTGCTGCGGGTGTGccaagtgctgctgctgctgctgctgctggaggcTCTGGTGATGGTGGTAAGGGCGCTGAGAAGCCTGGTAGCTCGTCAAATGCTGCTGGTGCCAGCTACGCTTCGGCAGTTAAGGGTGATGAGCCAGCTggttcctcctcctccaacAACTAG
- the LOC117572556 gene encoding WD repeat domain phosphoinositide-interacting protein 2 isoform X3 → MMSLLGRSEVDTGEVFVNFNQNITSLAVATNGNYSLYSLGSVDSTLDKIYHTKSDDLFLIERLFESSLVAIVSQRAPRKLKVCHFKKQSEICNYSYSNTILAVKLNRERLIVCLEESLYIHNIQDMKVVHTIRDTPSNQQGLCALSSSSEHCYLAYPGSVITGEVQIFDAINLHAKTMINAHDTPLAAIAFSPSGTEIATASERGTVIRVFSSQDGSRLFELRRGLKRCVSIVSLSFSTCADYLVSSSNTETVHIFRLDRSAAENNDHGKQSSDDWMGYSFFRYLSKTVTSYLPTQVTDVLSQGRAFASVTLPEAGVRRMCAIATIQKQLRLLIASQDGYLYVYSIPSIEGAECQLIKRHDLRLDDNYAMDVKGLNSNVSIGGAAGVPSAAAAAAAGGSGDGGKGAEKPGSSSNAAGASYASAVKGDEPAGSSSSNN, encoded by the exons ATGATGAGCCTGCTAGGGCGATCCGAAGTGGATACAGGCGAGGTGTTTGTCAACTTTAATCAGAACATAAC CTCTTTGGCCGTTGCCACCAATGGCAATTATAGTCTGTACAGTCTCGGCTCGGTGGATTCCACGCTGGACAAGATCTATCACACCAAAAGCGATGATCTCTTCCTGATCGAGCGTCTATTCGAGAGCTCCTTGGTTGCCATTGTGTCGCAGCGCGCGCCACGCAAACTGAAAGTGTGTCACTTCAAGAAGCAAAGCGAAATTTGCAACTATTCGTACTCAAACACAATTTTGGCGGTGAAATTGAACCGTGAACGTTTGATTGTCTGCCTGGAGGAATCCCTGTACATCCACAATATCCAGGACATGAAGGTGGTGCACACCATTCGAGACACGCCTAGCAATCAACAGGGATTGTGTGCACTCTCATCCTCGTCGGAGCACTGCTATTTGGCATATCCGGGAAGCGTCATCACCGGCGAGGTGCAGATCTTTGATGCCATCAATTTGCATGCCAAGACCATGATAAACGCCCATGACACACCGCTGGCGGCCATTGCCTTTAGTCCGTCGGGCACGGAGATCGCCACGGCCAGCGAGCGTGGCACTGTTATCAGGGTATTCAGCTCGCAGGATGGTAGTCGGCTGTTCGAGTTGCGACGCGGCCTTAAGCGCTGTGTGTCGATTGTGTCGCTGTCGTTTAGCACTTGTGCCGACTACTTGGTGTCCAGCTCGAACACAGAGACGGTGCACATCTTTCGCTTGGATCGCAGTGCTGCGGAGAATAATGACCATGGGAAGCAGTCAAGCGACGATTGGATGGG TTACTCGTTTTTTAGATACTTGAGCAAAACTGTGACCAGCTACTTGCCTACGCAGGTGACCGATGTTCTCAGCCAGGGTCGTGCTTTTGCCTCGGTCACGCTGCCCGAGGCGGGTGTGCGACGCATGTGCGCCATTGCCACAATTCAGAAGCAGCTCAG GCTATTGATTGCTTCGCAAGATGGctatttgtatgtgtattcCATACCCTCGATTGAGGGTGCCGAGTGTCAGCTGATTAAGCGACATGATCTGCGCTTGGACGACAACTATGCCATGGATGTGAAAG GTCTTAACAGCAATGTGAGCATTGGTGGTGCTGCGGGTGTGccaagtgctgctgctgctgctgctgctggaggcTCTGGTGATGGTGGTAAGGGCGCTGAGAAGCCTGGTAGCTCGTCAAATGCTGCTGGTGCCAGCTACGCTTCGGCAGTTAAGGGTGATGAGCCAGCTggttcctcctcctccaacAACTAG
- the LOC117572556 gene encoding WD repeat domain phosphoinositide-interacting protein 2 isoform X4, with protein MMSLLGRSEVDTGEVFVNFNQNITSLAVATNGNYSLYSLGSVDSTLDKIYHTKSDDLFLIERLFESSLVAIVSQRAPRKLKVCHFKKQSEICNYSYSNTILAVKLNRERLIVCLEESLYIHNIQDMKVVHTIRDTPSNQQGLCALSSSSEHCYLAYPGSVITGEVQIFDAINLHAKTMINAHDTPLAAIAFSPSGTEIATASERGTVIRVFSSQDGSRLFELRRGLKRCVSIVSLSFSTCADYLVSSSNTETVHIFRLDRSAAENNDHGKQSSDDWMGYLSKTVTSYLPTQVTDVLSQGRAFASVTLPEAGVRRMCAIATIQKQLRLLIASQDGYLYVYSIPSIEGAECQLIKRHDLRLDDNYAMDVKGLNSNVSIGGAAGVPSAAAAAAAGGSGDGGKGAEKPGSSSNAAGASYASAVKGDEPAGSSSSNN; from the exons ATGATGAGCCTGCTAGGGCGATCCGAAGTGGATACAGGCGAGGTGTTTGTCAACTTTAATCAGAACATAAC CTCTTTGGCCGTTGCCACCAATGGCAATTATAGTCTGTACAGTCTCGGCTCGGTGGATTCCACGCTGGACAAGATCTATCACACCAAAAGCGATGATCTCTTCCTGATCGAGCGTCTATTCGAGAGCTCCTTGGTTGCCATTGTGTCGCAGCGCGCGCCACGCAAACTGAAAGTGTGTCACTTCAAGAAGCAAAGCGAAATTTGCAACTATTCGTACTCAAACACAATTTTGGCGGTGAAATTGAACCGTGAACGTTTGATTGTCTGCCTGGAGGAATCCCTGTACATCCACAATATCCAGGACATGAAGGTGGTGCACACCATTCGAGACACGCCTAGCAATCAACAGGGATTGTGTGCACTCTCATCCTCGTCGGAGCACTGCTATTTGGCATATCCGGGAAGCGTCATCACCGGCGAGGTGCAGATCTTTGATGCCATCAATTTGCATGCCAAGACCATGATAAACGCCCATGACACACCGCTGGCGGCCATTGCCTTTAGTCCGTCGGGCACGGAGATCGCCACGGCCAGCGAGCGTGGCACTGTTATCAGGGTATTCAGCTCGCAGGATGGTAGTCGGCTGTTCGAGTTGCGACGCGGCCTTAAGCGCTGTGTGTCGATTGTGTCGCTGTCGTTTAGCACTTGTGCCGACTACTTGGTGTCCAGCTCGAACACAGAGACGGTGCACATCTTTCGCTTGGATCGCAGTGCTGCGGAGAATAATGACCATGGGAAGCAGTCAAGCGACGATTGGATGGG ATACTTGAGCAAAACTGTGACCAGCTACTTGCCTACGCAGGTGACCGATGTTCTCAGCCAGGGTCGTGCTTTTGCCTCGGTCACGCTGCCCGAGGCGGGTGTGCGACGCATGTGCGCCATTGCCACAATTCAGAAGCAGCTCAG GCTATTGATTGCTTCGCAAGATGGctatttgtatgtgtattcCATACCCTCGATTGAGGGTGCCGAGTGTCAGCTGATTAAGCGACATGATCTGCGCTTGGACGACAACTATGCCATGGATGTGAAAG GTCTTAACAGCAATGTGAGCATTGGTGGTGCTGCGGGTGTGccaagtgctgctgctgctgctgctgctggaggcTCTGGTGATGGTGGTAAGGGCGCTGAGAAGCCTGGTAGCTCGTCAAATGCTGCTGGTGCCAGCTACGCTTCGGCAGTTAAGGGTGATGAGCCAGCTggttcctcctcctccaacAACTAG
- the LOC117572556 gene encoding WD repeat domain phosphoinositide-interacting protein 2 isoform X1 — MMSLLGRSEVDTGEVFVNFNQNITSLAVATNGNYSLYSLGSVDSTLDKIYHTKSDDLFLIERLFESSLVAIVSQRAPRKLKVCHFKKQSEICNYSYSNTILAVKLNRERLIVCLEESLYIHNIQDMKVVHTIRDTPSNQQGLCALSSSSEHCYLAYPGSVITGEVQIFDAINLHAKTMINAHDTPLAAIAFSPSGTEIATASERGTVIRVFSSQDGSRLFELRRGLKRCVSIVSLSFSTCADYLVSSSNTETVHIFRLDRSAAENNDHGKQSSDDWMGYSFFRYLSKTVTSYLPTQVTDVLSQGRAFASVTLPEAGVRRMCAIATIQKQLRLLIASQDGYLYVYSIPSIEGAECQLIKRHDLRLDDNYAMDVKVNSPHHTAGLNSNVSIGGAAGVPSAAAAAAAGGSGDGGKGAEKPGSSSNAAGASYASAVKGDEPAGSSSSNN; from the exons ATGATGAGCCTGCTAGGGCGATCCGAAGTGGATACAGGCGAGGTGTTTGTCAACTTTAATCAGAACATAAC CTCTTTGGCCGTTGCCACCAATGGCAATTATAGTCTGTACAGTCTCGGCTCGGTGGATTCCACGCTGGACAAGATCTATCACACCAAAAGCGATGATCTCTTCCTGATCGAGCGTCTATTCGAGAGCTCCTTGGTTGCCATTGTGTCGCAGCGCGCGCCACGCAAACTGAAAGTGTGTCACTTCAAGAAGCAAAGCGAAATTTGCAACTATTCGTACTCAAACACAATTTTGGCGGTGAAATTGAACCGTGAACGTTTGATTGTCTGCCTGGAGGAATCCCTGTACATCCACAATATCCAGGACATGAAGGTGGTGCACACCATTCGAGACACGCCTAGCAATCAACAGGGATTGTGTGCACTCTCATCCTCGTCGGAGCACTGCTATTTGGCATATCCGGGAAGCGTCATCACCGGCGAGGTGCAGATCTTTGATGCCATCAATTTGCATGCCAAGACCATGATAAACGCCCATGACACACCGCTGGCGGCCATTGCCTTTAGTCCGTCGGGCACGGAGATCGCCACGGCCAGCGAGCGTGGCACTGTTATCAGGGTATTCAGCTCGCAGGATGGTAGTCGGCTGTTCGAGTTGCGACGCGGCCTTAAGCGCTGTGTGTCGATTGTGTCGCTGTCGTTTAGCACTTGTGCCGACTACTTGGTGTCCAGCTCGAACACAGAGACGGTGCACATCTTTCGCTTGGATCGCAGTGCTGCGGAGAATAATGACCATGGGAAGCAGTCAAGCGACGATTGGATGGG TTACTCGTTTTTTAGATACTTGAGCAAAACTGTGACCAGCTACTTGCCTACGCAGGTGACCGATGTTCTCAGCCAGGGTCGTGCTTTTGCCTCGGTCACGCTGCCCGAGGCGGGTGTGCGACGCATGTGCGCCATTGCCACAATTCAGAAGCAGCTCAG GCTATTGATTGCTTCGCAAGATGGctatttgtatgtgtattcCATACCCTCGATTGAGGGTGCCGAGTGTCAGCTGATTAAGCGACATGATCTGCGCTTGGACGACAACTATGCCATGGATGTGAAAG ttaattcACCTCATCATACTGCAGGTCTTAACAGCAATGTGAGCATTGGTGGTGCTGCGGGTGTGccaagtgctgctgctgctgctgctgctggaggcTCTGGTGATGGTGGTAAGGGCGCTGAGAAGCCTGGTAGCTCGTCAAATGCTGCTGGTGCCAGCTACGCTTCGGCAGTTAAGGGTGATGAGCCAGCTggttcctcctcctccaacAACTAG